One window of Acidobacteriota bacterium genomic DNA carries:
- a CDS encoding trypsin-like peptidase domain-containing protein yields the protein MPPVVPPLSSPRWLVAPGAVALGLWIVPAASAQAVMTVAELVKTVKPAVVYVATFDASGQQEGLGSGFVVDAGGIVVTNLHVIQGARALAVKVDGEIYDKVEILEYDARRDIAVLRIRPFGRLQTVPLGDSDAVEIGEEAVAVGNPKGMEHTVSSGLISAFRQDEGYKLIQISVPISPGSSGGPLFDRRGRVIGITTAQLRGEGVQNLNFAVPINYAKPLIDAKATPITLAELNQRLGVSPGAAAPGGRNASDAGDEGWYATVAHDHVSGDFSDFCVGQLYVKGGRIGFTTQSGMHAFEVPIEAVRRAQRNVVTGAQYQAFHVNLRTGTNYNFSVLNDQGLPTSPDEVIFLIMKAMKR from the coding sequence ATGCCGCCAGTCGTTCCGCCGCTGTCCTCGCCTCGCTGGCTCGTCGCGCCCGGCGCGGTGGCGCTCGGCCTGTGGATCGTGCCCGCCGCGTCCGCGCAGGCCGTGATGACCGTCGCCGAGCTCGTCAAGACCGTGAAGCCGGCGGTCGTCTACGTGGCGACGTTCGACGCCAGCGGCCAGCAGGAAGGCCTCGGCAGCGGCTTCGTGGTCGATGCCGGCGGCATCGTCGTCACGAACCTCCACGTCATCCAGGGCGCGCGCGCCCTCGCCGTGAAGGTCGACGGCGAGATCTACGACAAGGTCGAGATCCTCGAGTACGACGCGCGCCGGGACATTGCCGTGCTCCGCATCCGCCCGTTCGGCAGACTGCAGACGGTGCCGCTCGGCGACTCCGACGCCGTCGAGATCGGCGAGGAGGCCGTCGCCGTGGGCAACCCGAAGGGCATGGAGCACACCGTCAGCTCGGGGCTCATCTCGGCCTTCCGCCAGGACGAAGGCTACAAGCTCATCCAGATCAGCGTCCCCATTTCCCCAGGCAGTTCGGGCGGACCGCTGTTTGACCGGCGCGGGCGCGTGATCGGCATCACCACGGCCCAGTTGCGGGGCGAGGGGGTCCAGAACCTCAACTTCGCCGTCCCCATCAACTACGCCAAGCCCCTCATCGACGCGAAGGCCACGCCAATCACGCTTGCCGAGCTGAACCAGCGGCTCGGCGTGTCGCCCGGCGCGGCCGCGCCGGGCGGCCGAAACGCGTCGGACGCCGGCGACGAAGGCTGGTACGCCACCGTCGCCCACGACCACGTGAGCGGCGACTTCAGCGATTTCTGCGTGGGCCAGCTCTACGTCAAAGGGGGCCGCATCGGGTTCACGACGCAGAGCGGCATGCACGCATTCGAGGTGCCGATCGAGGCGGTGCGCCGGGCCCAGCGCAACGTCGTGACCGGTGCGCAGTACCAGGCGTTTCACGTGAACCTGCGGACGGGCACGAACTACAACTTCTCGGTGCTGAACGACCAGGGCCTGCCGACCTCGCCCGACGAGGTGATCTTCCTCATCATGAAGGCCATGAAGCGGTAG
- a CDS encoding DUF885 family protein — protein sequence MRQPSTRRRFAARVTSGIVATLLLSAALPPAARAAEPNGAGSHADLVSLFREFLEWRTPPAAEGVVDYSPTAVAARRAEMERFQTRLLDMGVARWERAQKVDYLAVRAHFDEEEFILTVTRPWARDPVFYTDPLLRTAFTDLPARGEALAALQQRLRAIPKILEQARQHLTEVAGDYADLAIFNLSTDDGVNAGHPYREVPPAGVIGWYEDLLARASAQPELKADISGALQAVRGFHDWLVANRSRMTAENGVGKAALDWYLKHVKMIPLTSDEVLLLAQREFDRLWSFYAIERHRNRRLPEIALPTSREEYHRRLAETDARIRKFLVEEQFITIPDYIPTDWQEMGFNVPWIERKNPPNFWEQVQYRDPTPDHLHAVIPGHRFDTRVEQHLAHPIRQVSFGDRREGWAVYLEEAALQAGLLDDLPRTRELIYVFGLWRAARTIGDVRNQWNEWNVAQTHEYWQREVPWLDEFVARRYSYLRPTPATSLHYTMGAIQMSRLLADRRRQLGDAFVLGRFHDEFMSKGRIPIALIRYEMTGDETDVREFWKRTRLADLKR from the coding sequence ATGCGTCAACCATCCACGAGGCGCCGGTTCGCCGCGCGCGTCACGAGCGGGATCGTCGCCACGCTGCTGCTCTCAGCCGCCCTGCCGCCGGCAGCCCGGGCGGCCGAGCCGAACGGTGCGGGTTCGCACGCCGACCTCGTGTCGTTGTTCCGCGAGTTCCTCGAGTGGCGCACGCCGCCAGCCGCCGAGGGCGTCGTCGACTACAGCCCCACCGCCGTCGCGGCGCGTCGCGCCGAGATGGAGCGCTTCCAGACGCGGCTGCTCGACATGGGCGTCGCGCGCTGGGAGCGGGCCCAGAAGGTCGACTACCTCGCCGTGCGCGCGCATTTCGACGAGGAAGAGTTCATCCTGACGGTCACGCGGCCCTGGGCGCGCGACCCGGTCTTCTACACGGACCCGCTGCTGCGCACGGCGTTCACCGACCTGCCCGCCCGCGGCGAGGCGCTGGCCGCCCTGCAGCAGCGCCTGCGAGCCATTCCGAAGATCCTCGAGCAGGCGCGCCAGCACCTCACCGAGGTCGCGGGCGACTACGCCGACCTCGCCATCTTCAACCTCTCGACCGACGACGGGGTCAACGCCGGCCACCCGTACCGCGAGGTACCCCCGGCGGGCGTGATCGGATGGTACGAGGACCTGCTCGCGCGCGCGAGCGCCCAGCCGGAGTTGAAGGCCGACATTTCGGGCGCGCTCCAGGCCGTACGCGGGTTCCACGACTGGCTGGTCGCCAACCGGAGCCGGATGACCGCCGAGAACGGCGTGGGCAAGGCCGCGCTCGACTGGTACCTGAAGCACGTCAAGATGATCCCGCTGACGTCCGACGAGGTCCTGCTCCTGGCACAACGCGAGTTCGATCGGCTGTGGAGCTTCTACGCAATCGAACGGCACCGCAACCGGCGCCTGCCCGAGATCGCGCTGCCGACCTCGCGCGAGGAGTACCACCGGCGGCTCGCGGAGACCGACGCGCGGATTCGCAAGTTCCTGGTCGAGGAGCAGTTCATCACCATTCCCGACTACATCCCGACCGACTGGCAGGAGATGGGCTTCAACGTGCCCTGGATCGAGCGCAAGAACCCGCCCAACTTCTGGGAACAGGTGCAGTACCGCGACCCGACGCCCGACCACCTGCACGCCGTCATCCCGGGTCACCGGTTCGACACGCGGGTCGAGCAGCACCTCGCGCACCCGATCCGGCAGGTCAGCTTCGGCGACCGACGCGAGGGCTGGGCGGTGTACCTGGAGGAAGCGGCCCTGCAGGCGGGGCTGCTCGACGACCTGCCCCGCACGCGAGAGCTGATCTACGTCTTCGGCTTGTGGCGGGCGGCACGCACGATCGGCGATGTGCGCAACCAGTGGAACGAATGGAACGTTGCTCAGACGCACGAGTACTGGCAACGCGAGGTGCCGTGGCTCGACGAGTTCGTGGCGCGCCGCTACAGCTACCTGCGCCCGACGCCGGCGACGAGCCTCCACTACACCATGGGCGCCATCCAGATGTCGCGGCTGCTCGCAGACCGACGGCGCCAGCTCGGCGACGCCTTCGTGCTCGGCAGGTTCCACGACGAGTTCATGTCGAAGGGCCGGATTCCCATCGCGCTCATCCGCTACGAGATGACCGGCGACGAGACGGATGTCCGGGAGTTCTGGAAGCGGACGAGGCTCGCCGACCTGAAGCGGTGA
- a CDS encoding PEP-CTERM sorting domain-containing protein, with protein sequence MKRLTRSCLAVLVMGCLPASAGAATITFASGAGIDWTSTNTAVCGGSASCSGTTTAITPHGLWQPNDPDGSGAVWVSYADTGITGTLAPINQVGPLMSFVYTLDTIAGTTINFRIWADDTAGVFFNGVQVKAPNFTQNICADGPIGCEPNESAVFAWTATGNDVIRFDVYQVGTGTTPASNPFGVLFHGSYETVPEPALTMLVGLGFLGLAAARRRFHR encoded by the coding sequence ATGAAGCGACTGACGAGGTCGTGTCTGGCGGTCTTGGTCATGGGGTGCCTGCCGGCGTCGGCCGGGGCGGCGACCATCACGTTCGCGTCAGGGGCGGGCATCGACTGGACGAGCACCAACACTGCCGTGTGTGGCGGCTCGGCGTCGTGCAGCGGGACGACCACGGCCATCACGCCGCACGGGCTGTGGCAGCCGAACGATCCGGACGGGTCCGGGGCCGTCTGGGTGTCGTACGCCGACACGGGCATCACGGGTACTCTCGCGCCCATCAATCAGGTCGGGCCGCTGATGTCGTTCGTCTACACGCTCGACACGATCGCCGGCACCACCATCAACTTCCGGATCTGGGCCGACGACACCGCGGGGGTGTTCTTCAACGGGGTCCAGGTCAAGGCCCCGAACTTCACGCAGAACATCTGTGCCGACGGTCCGATCGGATGTGAGCCGAACGAGTCGGCGGTGTTCGCCTGGACGGCCACCGGCAACGACGTCATCCGATTCGACGTGTACCAGGTCGGGACGGGCACGACGCCGGCCAGCAACCCCTTCGGCGTTCTCTTTCATGGCAGCTACGAGACGGTGCCCGAGCCCGCACTCACCATGCTGGTCGGGCTCGGATTCCTCGGGCTGGCGGCCGCACGTCGTCGTTTCCATCGCTGA
- a CDS encoding ATP-binding cassette domain-containing protein has product MIQLSGLTKAFGDRVLLDGVTWQIDDRERVALCGPNGAGKTTLLKILAGLDEADRGTVVTPSGLTIGYLPQDGLVHAGRSLVDEARSAFQDLLDMKAEMHALEERLGHPDASDSDHERMLVRYAELQDEFRHRDGYGIDLRVTTVLRGLGFGDDDLDKPTETFSGGWQMRIALAKLLLGRPGLLLLDEPTNHLDLDARNWLEEYLSAYPHAVILVSHDRYFLDAVATRITEINLRTLTDYTGNYSDYLRESQARIDRLRQMKKEQDEEVARIKLFIDRFRYKATKAAQVQSRVKMLEKVVPVDVPPERKRVRFAFPPCAKSGRTVLELRHVRKAYDGKVVFRDLTLHVERGDRIALVGPNGVGKSTLMRMLSGAEAPDAGTRTVGHQVVMQYFAQDEADRLEKGLTVHDTLAAGSPLHMVPAIRNILGGFLFSGDDVYKKAGVLSGGERTRLAVARMLLRPSNTLLLDEPTNHLDLDSKDVLLDALEDFGGTLILVSHDRYFIDRLATKVIEIGGGEAVVFPGNYEEFHYHKQQLARGLEAAGRDASPARGNGRPAAGAPPALAAPRAASAAAMGAPPPRRTQEAARPAPAPGPSREEKKRLEADERRRRRAREALEARIAALEARIAGHEAEMKALETTMSAPGFYEDHERSRPVIDQHQALMWALGDLMHQWEELQTEAERAD; this is encoded by the coding sequence ATGATCCAGCTCTCCGGCCTCACCAAGGCGTTTGGCGACCGTGTCCTGCTCGATGGGGTCACCTGGCAGATCGACGACCGCGAGCGCGTCGCCCTCTGCGGCCCGAACGGCGCCGGCAAGACCACGCTGCTCAAGATCCTCGCCGGGCTCGACGAGGCCGACCGCGGGACGGTGGTCACCCCGTCCGGGCTGACCATCGGGTACCTGCCGCAGGATGGCCTCGTCCACGCCGGCCGCTCGCTCGTCGACGAGGCCCGATCGGCCTTCCAGGACCTGCTCGACATGAAGGCCGAGATGCACGCGCTCGAGGAGCGCCTCGGCCACCCCGACGCCTCCGACAGCGACCACGAGCGCATGCTCGTGCGGTACGCCGAGCTGCAGGACGAGTTCCGGCATCGCGACGGGTACGGCATCGACCTGCGCGTGACGACCGTCCTGCGCGGTCTCGGCTTCGGCGACGACGATCTCGACAAGCCCACCGAGACGTTCTCCGGCGGCTGGCAGATGCGCATCGCGCTCGCGAAGCTGCTGCTCGGCCGCCCCGGCCTGCTGCTGCTCGACGAGCCCACCAACCACCTCGATCTCGATGCCCGCAACTGGCTCGAGGAGTACCTGAGCGCCTACCCCCACGCGGTGATCCTCGTCTCGCACGACCGCTACTTCCTCGACGCGGTGGCGACCCGCATCACGGAGATCAACCTCCGGACGCTCACCGACTACACGGGCAACTACTCCGACTACCTGCGCGAGAGCCAGGCGCGCATCGATCGGCTTCGCCAGATGAAGAAGGAGCAGGACGAGGAGGTCGCCCGGATCAAACTGTTCATCGACCGGTTCCGGTACAAGGCGACGAAGGCCGCCCAGGTCCAGAGCCGGGTGAAGATGCTCGAGAAGGTCGTCCCGGTCGACGTGCCGCCCGAGCGCAAGCGCGTGCGCTTCGCCTTCCCGCCGTGCGCCAAGAGCGGGCGGACGGTGCTCGAGCTGCGTCACGTGCGGAAGGCCTACGACGGCAAGGTGGTCTTCCGCGATCTCACCCTGCACGTCGAGCGCGGCGACCGCATCGCGCTCGTCGGGCCCAACGGCGTCGGCAAGTCGACGCTGATGCGCATGCTCTCGGGCGCCGAGGCGCCCGACGCCGGCACGCGCACCGTCGGCCACCAGGTGGTGATGCAGTACTTCGCCCAGGACGAGGCCGACCGGCTCGAGAAGGGCCTCACGGTGCACGACACGCTTGCCGCGGGGTCGCCGCTGCACATGGTGCCGGCCATCCGCAACATCCTCGGCGGCTTCCTGTTCTCGGGCGACGACGTGTACAAGAAAGCCGGGGTGCTGTCGGGTGGGGAACGCACCCGGCTCGCCGTGGCCCGCATGCTCCTCCGTCCGTCGAACACGCTGCTGCTCGACGAGCCGACGAACCACCTCGACCTCGACTCGAAGGACGTACTCCTCGATGCGCTCGAGGACTTCGGCGGCACCCTGATCCTCGTGTCGCACGACCGCTATTTCATCGACCGGCTCGCGACGAAGGTCATCGAGATCGGTGGCGGCGAGGCGGTGGTCTTCCCGGGGAACTACGAGGAGTTCCACTACCACAAGCAGCAGCTCGCCCGCGGCCTCGAGGCGGCCGGACGCGACGCCTCGCCGGCGCGGGGCAACGGCCGGCCCGCCGCCGGCGCGCCGCCGGCCCTCGCGGCCCCCCGCGCGGCATCGGCCGCGGCGATGGGGGCGCCGCCCCCTCGGCGCACCCAGGAGGCGGCGCGGCCAGCGCCCGCCCCCGGACCGTCCCGCGAGGAGAAGAAGCGCCTCGAGGCCGACGAGCGGCGCAGGCGCCGGGCCCGCGAAGCGCTCGAAGCGCGCATCGCCGCCCTCGAGGCCCGCATCGCCGGCCACGAAGCCGAGATGAAGGCCCTCGAAACCACGATGTCGGCCCCGGGCTTCTACGAGGACCACGAACGGAGCCGCCCGGTGATCGACCAGCACCAGGCCTTGATGTGGGCGCTCGGCGACCTGATGCACCAGTGGGAGGAACTGCAGACGGAGGCCGAGCGCGCCGATTGA
- a CDS encoding YbaK/EbsC family protein encodes MIAAPIVEFLRRHDVPFVTMTHRLAFTAQEEAAMAHVPGRSWAKVVVCVIDAEPVLAVVPAHFRVDVELLRRLAGGLTARLATEREFAHLYPGCELGAMPPFGPLYGQRVFVDDSLARDQEIVFNGGTHTDAIRMRYADFVTLVQPVVGEFAFGPGRLVH; translated from the coding sequence ATGATTGCCGCGCCCATCGTCGAGTTCCTGCGCCGTCACGACGTGCCGTTCGTCACGATGACCCACCGCCTGGCGTTCACCGCCCAGGAGGAGGCCGCGATGGCGCACGTGCCGGGACGGTCGTGGGCCAAGGTCGTCGTGTGCGTGATCGATGCCGAACCGGTGCTGGCGGTGGTGCCGGCGCACTTCCGGGTCGACGTGGAGCTGTTGCGTCGCCTCGCCGGCGGCCTCACCGCGCGCCTCGCCACCGAACGCGAGTTCGCGCACCTCTATCCGGGGTGCGAGCTCGGAGCGATGCCGCCGTTCGGGCCGCTCTACGGGCAGCGCGTGTTCGTCGACGACTCGCTCGCCCGCGATCAGGAGATCGTCTTCAACGGCGGCACGCACACCGATGCCATCCGGATGCGGTATGCCGACTTCGTGACGCTCGTGCAGCCGGTCGTCGGCGAGTTCGCGTTCGGCCCCGGCCGGCTCGTGCACTGA
- a CDS encoding sigma-54 dependent transcriptional regulator, protein MGRILVADDHDSLRRGLVRVLSEAGHEVEEASNGNLAIERLHSGTFDVVLSDLKMGGADGLDVLRSAKAMQPTTAVILMTAFGSVHTAVEAMRIGAFDFVQKPFEIEEMEVKVEKALEHRRLRHEVDYLRHTQNDIYQFDRIIGASGALQRVLDVVKKVAKSNTTVMIRGETGTGKELIAGAIHHNSLRASRNFVKVNCAALQENLLESELFGHEKGAFTGADKQRIGRFEQADGGSLFLDEVGDMSANTQAKILRVLQEHEFERLGGTRTIRTDVRVIAATNRNLAQMVASGQFREDLYYRLNVVSIDMPPLRERKEDIPALAEFFVRRFAGELKKKIEGLAPDAMKLLLRYNFPGNIRELENTIERAALLADGRVISADDLRLGDHETAEGSDAQAVVKLPPRGIPLEEIERRALIEALRMSNWVQKDAAELLAISPRVMNYKIKTLGIDFPRGRRTALAAIVGRGAA, encoded by the coding sequence ATGGGACGCATTCTCGTCGCCGACGACCACGATTCCCTCCGCCGCGGCCTGGTCCGAGTGCTCTCGGAAGCCGGGCACGAGGTCGAGGAGGCCTCAAACGGCAACCTGGCCATCGAGCGGCTCCACTCGGGCACCTTCGACGTCGTGCTGAGCGACCTGAAGATGGGCGGGGCCGACGGGCTCGACGTCCTGCGCTCGGCGAAGGCCATGCAGCCGACCACCGCCGTCATCCTGATGACGGCGTTCGGCTCGGTCCACACGGCGGTCGAGGCGATGCGGATTGGCGCCTTCGACTTCGTCCAGAAGCCGTTCGAGATCGAGGAGATGGAGGTCAAAGTCGAGAAGGCGCTCGAGCACCGGCGGCTGCGCCACGAGGTCGACTACCTGCGGCACACGCAGAACGACATCTACCAGTTCGATCGCATCATCGGCGCGAGCGGTGCGCTGCAGCGCGTGCTGGACGTCGTGAAGAAGGTGGCCAAGAGCAACACCACGGTGATGATCCGAGGCGAGACGGGTACCGGCAAGGAGCTGATCGCCGGGGCGATCCACCACAACTCGCTGCGGGCCTCGCGGAACTTCGTCAAGGTGAATTGCGCCGCGCTCCAGGAGAACCTGCTCGAGTCGGAGCTGTTCGGCCACGAGAAGGGCGCGTTCACCGGCGCCGACAAGCAGCGCATCGGCCGCTTCGAGCAGGCCGACGGCGGCAGCCTGTTCCTCGACGAGGTCGGCGACATGAGCGCGAACACGCAGGCCAAGATCCTGCGGGTCCTGCAGGAGCACGAGTTCGAACGGCTCGGCGGGACGCGGACCATCCGCACCGACGTGCGCGTGATTGCGGCCACCAACCGCAACCTCGCGCAGATGGTCGCAAGCGGCCAGTTTCGCGAGGACCTCTACTACCGCTTGAACGTCGTCTCGATCGACATGCCGCCGTTGCGCGAGCGCAAGGAGGACATCCCGGCGCTCGCCGAGTTCTTCGTGCGAAGGTTCGCGGGCGAGCTGAAGAAGAAGATCGAGGGCCTCGCACCCGACGCCATGAAGCTGCTGCTCCGCTACAACTTCCCGGGGAACATCCGCGAGCTCGAGAACACCATCGAGCGCGCGGCGCTGCTGGCCGACGGCCGGGTGATCTCGGCCGACGACCTGCGCCTCGGCGACCACGAGACGGCCGAGGGCAGCGACGCGCAGGCGGTGGTCAAGCTGCCGCCCCGCGGGATCCCGCTCGAGGAGATCGAGCGCCGCGCGCTCATCGAAGCGCTCAGGATGTCGAACTGGGTGCAGAAGGACGCCGCCGAGCTGCTGGCCATCAGCCCGCGCGTCATGAACTACAAGATCAAGACGCTCGGCATCGACTTCCCGAGGGGCCGGCGCACCGCGCTCGCGGCGATCGTCGGGCGCGGCGCGGCCTGA
- a CDS encoding tyrosine recombinase XerC: MPHKLDASRDTLVEQLADFLDYLRLNRNVSSHTVTAYESDLGQFVAFLASSRGLKRADVPAALVDGEAVGGFLAELHARGNAPSSTARKLSAVRTFARYLRREGALDHDPGALVVAPRVDQTLPSHLTEAEMTRLVETPDTSVPLGRRDRAILELFYASGLRLSELVGLDLDDVNLAARMVRVLGKGRKQRLVPFNRSAADALQAYLRDREWILRGGLLVEGARTEADLTAEREALRRAGGLPRRRATAAPREAPLFLNYRGGRLSARSVHRLVRRYVQQCSTRFGISPHALRHSFATHLLQRGADLRAIQELLGHVQLSTTQRYTHVDLAQLMAVYKKSHPRA; this comes from the coding sequence ATGCCCCATAAGCTCGACGCGTCGCGCGACACGCTCGTCGAGCAGCTGGCCGACTTCCTCGACTACCTGCGACTGAACCGCAACGTCTCGTCCCACACCGTCACGGCCTACGAGAGCGACCTGGGCCAGTTCGTGGCCTTCCTGGCGTCGTCGCGCGGGCTGAAGCGGGCGGACGTGCCGGCGGCGCTGGTCGACGGGGAGGCCGTGGGCGGTTTTCTCGCCGAGCTGCACGCCCGCGGGAACGCGCCGAGCTCGACGGCGCGCAAGCTCTCGGCCGTGCGGACCTTCGCGCGGTATCTGCGGCGTGAGGGTGCCCTCGACCACGACCCCGGAGCCCTGGTGGTGGCGCCGCGCGTCGACCAGACGCTCCCGTCGCACCTCACCGAGGCCGAGATGACGCGCCTCGTCGAGACACCCGACACGAGCGTGCCGCTCGGGCGGCGCGACCGGGCCATCCTCGAGCTGTTCTATGCGTCGGGCCTGCGTCTGTCCGAACTCGTCGGGCTCGATCTCGACGACGTGAACCTGGCGGCGCGGATGGTGCGGGTGCTCGGCAAGGGGCGCAAGCAGCGCCTCGTGCCCTTCAACCGCAGCGCCGCCGACGCCTTGCAGGCCTACCTGCGCGATCGCGAGTGGATCCTGCGGGGCGGGCTGCTCGTCGAGGGGGCGCGGACGGAGGCCGACCTCACGGCCGAGCGCGAGGCGCTGCGGCGCGCCGGCGGCCTGCCCCGGCGCCGGGCGACCGCGGCGCCACGCGAGGCGCCGCTCTTCCTGAACTACCGCGGCGGGCGCCTGAGCGCGCGCAGCGTGCACCGCCTCGTGCGGCGGTACGTGCAGCAGTGCAGCACGCGGTTCGGCATCAGCCCGCACGCGCTGCGGCACTCGTTCGCGACGCACCTCCTGCAGCGGGGCGCCGATCTGCGGGCCATCCAGGAGCTGCTCGGGCACGTGCAGCTCTCGACCACGCAGCGATACACGCACGTCGATCTCGCGCAGTTGATGGCGGTCTACAAGAAGAGCCATCCGCGGGCGTGA
- the trmFO gene encoding methylenetetrahydrofolate--tRNA-(uracil(54)-C(5))-methyltransferase (FADH(2)-oxidizing) TrmFO: MVEVIGGGLAGSEAAWQIATRGVPVVLREMRPVRPTAVHTSDRLAELVCSNSFRGDRLDNAVGLLKEEMRRLGSLVMRAADRARVPAGAALAVDRERFAQQVTEAVTSHPLIEVVREEVTHLPSPDAAPGPIVVATGPLTSESLSAEIARFVGSEHLAFYDAISPIVLAETIDRTRVFRASRWGRSLGPAPAPEVAGAACGVDAGEGDYLNCPLTRDEYERFLDALVHAESATVHDFDRAVFFEGCLPIEVMAHRGADTLRFGPMKPVGLVDPRTGAMPYAVVQLRQDTLAGDHYSLVGFQTQLKWGEQARVLRMIPGLERAEFVRFGMVHRNTYVNGPTILLETWQTRTRPDVFFAGQVSGVEGYVESAASGLLAGINAARLAAGREPVALPRTTAMGALAHYVSHADARHYQPTNITFGIMAPLDPAPRKKALRKQALADRALSALARWVASVEASEASPAHAP, translated from the coding sequence ATGGTCGAGGTGATCGGCGGAGGGCTCGCCGGCAGCGAGGCCGCCTGGCAGATCGCCACGCGCGGCGTGCCGGTCGTGCTGCGCGAGATGCGGCCCGTCCGGCCCACCGCCGTCCACACGTCCGATCGCCTCGCGGAGCTCGTGTGCAGCAACTCGTTCCGCGGCGACCGCCTCGACAACGCCGTCGGCCTGCTCAAGGAGGAGATGCGCCGGCTCGGGTCGCTCGTCATGCGGGCGGCCGACCGGGCGCGCGTGCCGGCGGGCGCGGCGCTCGCGGTCGACCGCGAGCGGTTCGCGCAGCAGGTGACCGAGGCCGTGACGTCGCACCCGCTCATCGAGGTCGTCCGCGAGGAAGTGACGCACCTGCCCTCGCCCGACGCCGCCCCCGGGCCCATCGTCGTCGCCACCGGGCCGCTGACGTCCGAGTCGCTGTCGGCCGAGATCGCGCGATTCGTGGGGAGCGAGCACCTCGCCTTCTACGATGCCATCAGTCCGATCGTCCTCGCCGAGACGATCGACCGGACGCGCGTGTTTCGCGCGTCACGGTGGGGCCGCAGCCTCGGCCCCGCCCCGGCGCCGGAGGTCGCGGGCGCCGCCTGCGGCGTCGACGCCGGCGAGGGCGATTACCTGAACTGCCCGCTCACGCGCGACGAGTACGAGCGCTTCCTCGACGCGCTCGTGCACGCCGAGTCGGCGACCGTGCACGACTTCGACAGGGCGGTGTTCTTCGAGGGGTGCCTGCCGATCGAAGTCATGGCCCATCGCGGTGCCGACACGCTGCGCTTCGGGCCGATGAAGCCGGTCGGCCTCGTCGATCCCCGCACGGGCGCGATGCCGTACGCCGTCGTCCAGCTGCGGCAGGACACGCTCGCGGGCGATCACTACAGCCTCGTCGGCTTCCAGACACAGCTCAAGTGGGGCGAACAGGCCCGCGTGCTGCGGATGATTCCGGGCCTCGAGCGGGCCGAGTTCGTGCGCTTCGGGATGGTCCATCGCAACACGTACGTCAACGGCCCGACGATCCTCCTCGAGACGTGGCAGACACGGACCCGGCCCGACGTGTTCTTCGCGGGCCAGGTGTCGGGGGTCGAGGGGTACGTGGAGTCGGCGGCCTCGGGGCTGCTCGCGGGCATCAACGCGGCGCGGCTGGCGGCGGGGCGCGAACCGGTGGCGCTGCCGCGCACGACGGCCATGGGCGCGCTCGCCCACTACGTGTCGCACGCCGACGCCCGGCACTACCAGCCCACGAACATCACCTTCGGCATCATGGCGCCGCTCGACCCCGCCCCGAGGAAGAAGGCGCTGCGGAAACAGGCGCTGGCCGACCGGGCGCTCTCGGCGCTCGCCCGCTGGGTCGCGTCGGTGGAGGCGAGCGAGGCCTCGCCGGCCCATGCCCCATAA
- a CDS encoding sigma-70 family RNA polymerase sigma factor, with protein MATTDEELVARSQGGDLDSFNQLVRRWERPIYALAYRTIGREDEARDVCQETFLRAFRSLGGFKGQAKFSSWLYRIALNLCRDWMRRERRTPIVQAPEGVDVIELAAEQGPVEDLEDLVSRNDLSRAVARAMRALSDDQRTAIILKEYQGLTFQEISDLLGCPLSTVKTRLYQGLTVLRRELEKHGVAGTVAEARFDTRKVTPLPDTP; from the coding sequence ATGGCAACGACCGACGAGGAACTGGTCGCCCGGTCGCAAGGGGGCGATCTCGACAGCTTCAACCAGCTCGTCCGTCGCTGGGAACGGCCGATCTACGCCCTCGCGTACCGGACGATCGGGCGGGAAGACGAGGCACGGGACGTGTGCCAGGAGACCTTCCTGCGCGCGTTCCGCTCACTCGGCGGGTTCAAGGGCCAGGCGAAGTTTTCGTCGTGGTTGTACCGCATCGCGCTCAACCTGTGCCGCGATTGGATGCGGCGCGAACGCCGGACGCCGATCGTTCAGGCGCCGGAGGGCGTAGACGTCATCGAGCTGGCCGCCGAACAGGGTCCGGTCGAGGACCTCGAGGATCTCGTGAGCCGGAACGACCTCAGTCGGGCGGTGGCCCGCGCGATGCGCGCCCTCAGTGACGATCAGCGCACGGCCATCATCCTGAAGGAGTACCAGGGGCTGACCTTCCAGGAGATCTCGGATCTCCTGGGCTGCCCGCTGAGCACGGTCAAGACCCGGTTGTACCAGGGCCTCACGGTGCTGCGCCGCGAGCTCGAGAAGCACGGCGTCGCGGGCACCGTCGCCGAGGCCCGTTTCGACACGCGCAAGGTGACCCCCCTCCCGGACACGCCATGA